One stretch of Eupeodes corollae chromosome 2, idEupCoro1.1, whole genome shotgun sequence DNA includes these proteins:
- the LOC129945822 gene encoding purine nucleoside phosphorylase isoform X2, giving the protein MEKDQSVVKNVIRLEKRQEAQQQQQQPISPVDQTLLVLNEENYSYEIIQEIADYLKARTDICPKIGIICGSGLNSLADHLVDTCAFEYENIPNFPLSTVEGHVGRLVFGYLEGLPVVCMQGRFHFYEGYPLAKCSMPVRVMKLMGVSYLIATNAAGGLNPKFKVGDLMIVRDHINIMGFAGNNPLQGPNDPRFGPRFPPMTNAYDSRLVKKARKIVKEMGVQNDVHEGVYTCLGGPNYESVAELKMLRTMGVDAVGMSTVHEVITARHCDMTVFAFSLITNKCATDYNSSDDEANHEEVVMVGKKRQNTCGEVVCRMVKAIGEDLNNQNE; this is encoded by the exons ACAAGAagcccaacaacaacaacaacagccaaTTTCACCCGTCGACCAAACTCTACTCGTTTTAAACGAagaaaa ctaCTCCTATGAGATTATTCAAGAAATTGCCGATTACCTCAAAGCTCGCACTGACATCTGTCCCAAAATCGGAATCATCTGTGGATCAGGACTAAACTCTCTGGCTGATCACCTCGTCGATACATGTGCCTTCGAATATGAGAACATTCCTAATTTCCCATTGTCCACTGTGGAGGGACATGTTGGACGCCTGGTCTTTGGCTATTTGGAAGGCTTGCCTGTGGTGTGCATGCAAGGTCGTTTCCACTTCTACGAAGGATACCCTCTGGCCAAATGCTCAATGCCAGTTCGTGTCATGAAACTCATGGGTGTAAGCTATCTCATTGCCACAAATGCTGCCGGAGGCCTTAATCCAAAATTCAAAGTCGGTGACCTCATGATCGTGAGGGACCATATCAACATCATGGGATTCGCCGGGAACAATCCTCTCCAGGGACCAAATGATCCTCGATTCGGACCCCGTTTTCCACCCATGACCAATGCCTACGACTCGAGGCTTGTTAAGAAAGCTCGTAAAATCGTCAAAGAAATGGGCGTACAAAACGATGTCCACGAAGGAGTCTACACTTGTCTGGGAGGACCCAACTACGAATCGGTAGCTGAATTGAAGATGCTTCGGACCATGGGAGTTGATGCTGTGGGCATGTCCACAGTTCATGAAGTTATTACCGCACGTCACTGTGATATGACCGTATTCGCCTTCAGTTTGATCACCAACAAATGCGCCACTGACTACAATAGCAGCGATGATGAAGCGAACCACGAGGAAGTCGTGATGGTCGGAAAGAAACGTCAGAATACCTGTGGAGAAGTTGTATGTCGCATGGTCAAGGCCATCGGAGAAGATCTAAACAatcaaaatgaatga